From one Deinococcus sp. NW-56 genomic stretch:
- a CDS encoding copper-translocating P-type ATPase, which produces MRATAAAPGGHHQGAREADALGTHQAGHDHAAMTGSRPASAGHGHSGHGTTEDTGHDEHAGHGAEMVNDMLRRFVVSLLLTIPIVLYSPIGELLGFTAAPPFGLSMGWFGLILSTPVVWWGGWPFISAAWRALKRREANMMTLIATGILVSYVYSVWATLFLRTDEVFFEAAAMLTTFSLAGHWLEMRSRFATGRAVEALLKLAPSTARVIRDGQEVEVSLEQVIVGDEIVVRPGDRVPVDGEVVSGTSYVDESMITGEPVPVAKSAGARVTGGTVNQNGAFHFRATAVGADTALSRIVQMVQNAQASKAPAQRLADTAGKYLVFVALGSGLIAFLVWSFLGAGVVFALTAAVSTVVIACPDALALATPTAITVGVGKGAREGVLFKNATALEGTAGVDTVIFDKTGTLTEGKPALTDLVPARGVSEADLLHLAASADQPSQHPLAEAIVKGAQARGVTVQRPEAFDSIPGHGVAATVGSQRVLIGNRKLMDREGVDVGALPAEVDGLAADGKTAMYVAADGQALGVVAVADTIRESARVAVTELHRLGVQTVMLTGDNRHTAEAVARQLGMDTVIADVLPEQKAAKVQELQGQGRKVAMVGDGVNDAPALAQAEVGIAIGAGTDVAVETADVVLVKSDPASVAVGIALARHVRGKIKQNLFWAAIYNVLAIPFAAGVLYPSYGVLLRPEWAALLMSASTVIVTLNALSLNRLRFDRPAVAEA; this is translated from the coding sequence ATGCGGGCCACTGCAGCGGCTCCCGGTGGGCACCATCAAGGCGCTAGGGAAGCGGATGCCCTGGGGACGCACCAGGCCGGGCATGACCACGCCGCCATGACGGGCAGCCGTCCGGCCTCTGCGGGGCACGGTCACAGTGGCCATGGCACGACCGAGGACACGGGCCACGATGAGCACGCCGGACACGGTGCGGAGATGGTGAATGACATGCTGCGCCGCTTCGTGGTGTCGCTGCTGCTGACCATTCCCATCGTGCTGTACTCCCCGATCGGCGAGCTGCTGGGGTTCACGGCAGCGCCGCCCTTCGGCCTCTCGATGGGCTGGTTCGGCCTGATCCTATCCACGCCCGTGGTGTGGTGGGGCGGCTGGCCGTTCATCTCCGCCGCCTGGCGTGCCCTCAAGCGGCGCGAGGCGAACATGATGACCCTGATCGCCACGGGCATCCTGGTGTCCTATGTCTACTCGGTCTGGGCCACCCTCTTCCTACGCACCGATGAGGTCTTTTTCGAGGCCGCCGCGATGCTCACGACCTTCTCTCTGGCCGGGCACTGGCTGGAGATGCGCTCGCGCTTCGCCACAGGGAGAGCGGTTGAGGCGTTGCTGAAACTGGCTCCCTCCACGGCCCGGGTGATACGGGACGGGCAGGAAGTCGAAGTGTCGCTGGAGCAGGTCATCGTGGGTGACGAGATCGTCGTGCGCCCCGGCGACCGGGTGCCAGTGGATGGAGAGGTCGTCTCCGGCACTTCCTACGTGGACGAGAGCATGATCACCGGCGAGCCGGTTCCCGTCGCCAAGAGCGCAGGGGCGAGGGTCACCGGCGGCACGGTCAACCAGAACGGAGCCTTCCACTTCCGGGCGACGGCGGTCGGCGCGGACACCGCTCTTTCGCGCATCGTGCAGATGGTGCAAAACGCGCAGGCCAGCAAGGCCCCGGCACAGCGCTTGGCCGACACGGCGGGCAAGTACCTGGTGTTCGTCGCCCTGGGCAGCGGGCTGATCGCCTTTCTGGTCTGGTCCTTCCTGGGCGCCGGGGTCGTGTTCGCGCTGACCGCTGCTGTTTCCACCGTCGTCATTGCCTGCCCGGATGCGCTGGCCCTCGCCACGCCCACCGCCATCACTGTGGGGGTGGGCAAGGGGGCACGGGAGGGTGTGCTGTTCAAGAACGCGACGGCGTTGGAGGGGACGGCGGGCGTGGACACCGTGATCTTCGACAAGACCGGGACGCTCACCGAGGGCAAGCCTGCCTTGACCGACCTGGTCCCCGCCCGTGGGGTCAGCGAAGCCGACCTGCTGCACCTGGCGGCCTCGGCGGATCAGCCCTCGCAGCACCCACTGGCTGAGGCCATCGTGAAGGGTGCGCAGGCGCGGGGTGTCACGGTCCAGCGCCCCGAAGCCTTTGACAGCATTCCCGGACACGGCGTCGCCGCCACGGTGGGGAGCCAGCGGGTACTCATCGGCAACCGCAAGTTGATGGACCGGGAAGGGGTGGACGTCGGAGCTCTTCCGGCCGAGGTAGACGGGCTGGCGGCGGACGGCAAGACCGCGATGTACGTGGCTGCGGACGGGCAGGCGCTGGGCGTCGTGGCGGTGGCGGATACCATCCGCGAGTCGGCGCGGGTGGCGGTCACGGAACTGCACCGCTTGGGCGTGCAGACGGTGATGTTGACGGGCGACAACCGACACACGGCAGAGGCGGTCGCCCGGCAGTTGGGCATGGACACGGTGATCGCGGACGTGCTGCCCGAGCAGAAGGCCGCAAAGGTTCAGGAGTTGCAGGGGCAGGGCCGCAAGGTGGCGATGGTCGGCGACGGTGTGAATGACGCGCCTGCCCTCGCGCAGGCGGAAGTAGGCATAGCCATCGGAGCGGGAACAGACGTGGCGGTGGAGACCGCCGACGTAGTCCTGGTGAAGAGTGACCCGGCGAGCGTGGCCGTTGGCATCGCCCTGGCCCGCCACGTCCGGGGCAAGATCAAGCAGAACCTCTTCTGGGCCGCCATCTACAACGTCCTGGCGATCCCCTTCGCCGCGGGCGTACTGTACCCCTCGTACGGTGTCCTGCTGCGCCCGGAGTGGGCCGCCCTGCTGATGAGTGCCAGCACCGTCATCGTGACGCTCAACGCCCTGTCGCTGAACCGGCTGCGCTTCGACCGCCCGGCAGTGGCTGAGGCCTGA
- a CDS encoding beta-propeller fold lactonase family protein, which yields MSHRPPLALFLTLLTLSSSALAGGTSAPQGTLWIADEVSGSLTVVDAGTNWVRATLSGVPAPHNVQLSPDGKSAWAVLGQNAQAVKIDAVSLRVVGTVATGAGPAHVIVSPDGQRAYVTNGEAGSVSILDAVAMKPLTTVKVGSHPHGLRPSPDGRWVLVANTGSGSVSWIDTRTARRVADTPVGKAPAQVAFAPNNRVAYVTLRDENAVARIDVATRKVLGKVAVGPGPIQLTVTPDNRFVLVANQGTPERPGTTLSVIDAAKFRVVANITTGAGAHGVTVDPTGRFAYVTNTYANTLSVVDLAARRTVAQIPTGRGPNGVSFSALRPTVTGARNLALGEPAGDDHDSHH from the coding sequence ATGTCACATCGTCCCCCCCTGGCCCTTTTCCTCACGCTGTTGACTCTGTCCAGCTCTGCCCTGGCAGGAGGGACCTCAGCCCCACAAGGCACCCTCTGGATCGCGGATGAAGTCAGCGGCAGCCTGACCGTCGTGGACGCGGGCACGAACTGGGTCCGGGCCACCTTGAGTGGCGTCCCCGCGCCGCACAACGTCCAGCTCTCCCCGGACGGGAAGAGCGCCTGGGCAGTCCTCGGCCAGAACGCTCAGGCCGTCAAGATCGATGCCGTCTCCCTGCGGGTGGTGGGCACTGTGGCTACCGGTGCGGGGCCCGCACACGTCATCGTCAGCCCGGACGGCCAGCGGGCCTACGTGACCAACGGGGAAGCCGGCAGCGTCTCCATCCTTGACGCCGTGGCCATGAAGCCCCTGACCACCGTGAAGGTAGGCTCCCACCCCCACGGCCTCAGGCCCAGTCCGGATGGGCGCTGGGTGCTCGTCGCCAACACCGGATCAGGCAGCGTGAGCTGGATCGACACCCGCACGGCTCGCCGGGTCGCCGACACGCCCGTCGGCAAGGCCCCGGCCCAGGTCGCCTTCGCCCCGAACAACCGGGTGGCGTACGTGACCCTGCGGGACGAGAACGCGGTGGCCCGCATCGACGTGGCCACCCGCAAGGTGCTGGGCAAGGTAGCGGTCGGCCCCGGCCCCATCCAGCTGACGGTGACGCCGGACAACCGCTTCGTGCTGGTGGCCAACCAGGGCACTCCAGAGCGTCCCGGAACCACCCTCTCGGTGATCGACGCCGCGAAGTTCAGGGTGGTGGCGAACATCACCACCGGAGCGGGTGCCCACGGGGTCACGGTCGACCCGACCGGCCGCTTCGCCTACGTGACCAACACCTACGCGAACACGCTCTCGGTGGTGGACCTCGCTGCGCGCCGGACGGTCGCCCAGATTCCCACCGGCCGTGGCCCGAACGGCGTGAGCTTCTCAGCCCTGCGTCCCACCGTGACGGGCGCGCGGAACCTCGCATTGGGCGAACCTGCTGGGGATGATCACGACAGCCACCACTGA
- a CDS encoding CueP family metal-binding protein — translation MHKTLSVILTGTLLSTLAFAQPPSLSPNPALLGGVSPQQALKLANTWRAQGGLQSYVTPEAVHFTFPDGQKRAIALPKGQMVVAIAPYITKTHPCKTHFTSGCQGELVNTPVKVHVTTRTGKTVLQKTVRTLDNGFLELWLDRGQQYKVTLTAQGKTTRGTLATLPSSDTCVTTLQLR, via the coding sequence ATGCACAAGACTCTTTCGGTGATCCTCACTGGCACGCTCCTGAGCACGCTGGCATTTGCGCAGCCGCCCAGCCTGTCCCCCAACCCTGCGCTCTTGGGGGGCGTGAGTCCCCAGCAGGCCCTCAAGCTGGCGAACACCTGGCGGGCCCAAGGCGGACTGCAAAGCTACGTGACCCCCGAGGCCGTCCACTTCACCTTTCCGGACGGTCAGAAGCGGGCCATCGCCCTTCCCAAAGGGCAGATGGTGGTGGCCATCGCGCCCTATATCACCAAGACCCACCCCTGCAAGACGCACTTCACCTCAGGCTGCCAGGGCGAGTTGGTCAACACTCCAGTCAAGGTGCACGTTACCACCCGCACGGGCAAGACCGTGCTGCAAAAAACCGTCAGGACCCTCGACAACGGCTTCCTGGAACTGTGGCTCGACCGCGGCCAGCAGTACAAGGTCACCTTGACGGCTCAGGGCAAGACCACCCGGGGCACCCTGGCCACCCTGCCCAGCAGTGACACCTGCGTCACCACACTCCAGTTGCGTTAG
- a CDS encoding endonuclease domain-containing protein, with translation MQIGWYRNWGTLIAQLHSSQLEEGFAERLREAGLAFVEQYALGPYVVDLAFPQVRLLVEVDGEAYHASSSAQARDDRKDALAASEGWQVIRVPQFMIEHHPEEAVRTVVEAYLHGR, from the coding sequence TTGCAAATCGGCTGGTACCGCAATTGGGGCACCCTCATCGCTCAACTCCATTCGAGTCAGTTGGAAGAGGGATTCGCCGAGCGTCTGCGTGAGGCAGGCCTCGCGTTTGTCGAACAGTATGCCCTGGGTCCCTACGTCGTGGATCTGGCCTTTCCGCAGGTACGGCTGCTTGTGGAGGTGGACGGCGAGGCGTATCACGCTTCTTCCAGCGCCCAGGCCAGGGATGACCGCAAGGACGCGCTGGCCGCCTCAGAGGGCTGGCAGGTCATCCGCGTCCCACAGTTCATGATCGAACATCATCCAGAAGAAGCGGTCCGAACCGTGGTCGAAGCCTATCTGCACGGCCGATAG
- a CDS encoding IS3 family transposase (programmed frameshift): MKGKRYTEQQILDILGQLEAGTPLSDLTRLHGVAMTTIYRWKAKYGGMTKDETRKFRQLEAENQRLKKLVADLSLDNAMLKEVGGAKVVTPGTSSQAQTPLKKQMVTLLRDSFAVSERRACRVLGFSRTTQRRNSPKREKDQRLVERLRTLARERPRFGYRRIHLMLGREGETVNHKRVYRIYRAEGLAVRKKERRKLSVGERQQKPAVSAPNQRWSLDFMSDQLASGQRFRVLNVVDDFTRECLVMHVGTSITGHDVVRALEAVVRFRGAPQSITTDNGPEFAGKGLDLWTHGRGITHTFIRPGKPVENAYIESFNGRVRDECLNLHWFQSLDQARLILSAWRQDYNAVRPHTSLGGRTPNEFARLEQAG, translated from the exons ATGAAAGGCAAACGGTACACCGAACAACAGATCCTGGACATCCTCGGGCAGCTTGAGGCAGGCACGCCGCTGAGCGATCTGACGCGACTCCATGGAGTCGCGATGACGACCATCTACCGCTGGAAAGCCAAATACGGTGGGATGACCAAAGACGAGACCCGCAAGTTTCGCCAGTTGGAAGCAGAAAACCAGCGCCTGAAGAAGTTGGTAGCGGATCTGTCGCTCGACAACGCCATGCTGAAGGAGGTGG GTGGGGCGAAAGTGGTGACGCCTGGGACGTCGTCCCAGGCGCAGACGCCCCTCAAAAAGCAGATGGTGACCCTGCTGCGGGATTCTTTTGCGGTCAGCGAACGTCGGGCCTGCCGGGTCCTGGGCTTTTCCCGGACCACGCAAAGACGGAACAGCCCCAAAAGGGAAAAAGACCAACGCCTGGTCGAGCGTCTCCGCACACTGGCCCGAGAGCGACCTCGGTTCGGGTACCGGCGGATTCACCTGATGCTGGGTCGAGAGGGCGAGACCGTCAACCACAAGCGCGTCTACCGGATCTACCGGGCTGAAGGGCTGGCCGTTCGAAAGAAGGAGCGCCGCAAGCTCAGTGTAGGAGAGCGACAGCAGAAACCTGCGGTTTCTGCGCCCAATCAGCGGTGGAGCCTCGACTTCATGTCGGACCAGCTGGCCTCCGGGCAGCGGTTTCGGGTCCTGAACGTCGTGGATGACTTCACCCGGGAGTGCCTGGTGATGCACGTCGGGACCTCCATCACCGGGCATGACGTCGTCCGCGCTCTGGAAGCGGTGGTCCGCTTCCGGGGGGCACCGCAGTCGATCACCACCGACAATGGCCCAGAGTTCGCGGGCAAGGGCCTGGATCTCTGGACCCATGGGCGTGGCATCACGCACACCTTCATCCGGCCGGGGAAGCCCGTCGAGAACGCTTACATCGAGAGTTTCAACGGCCGTGTCCGGGACGAGTGTCTGAATCTGCACTGGTTCCAAAGCTTGGATCAGGCACGCCTGATCCTCTCTGCCTGGCGCCAGGACTACAACGCCGTCAGGCCGCATACCTCGCTCGGTGGACGGACCCCGAACGAATTCGCCCGCCTCGAACAGGCGGGCTGA
- a CDS encoding IS701 family transposase → MARSLPRWTRHFPTWFAPFLVHFRHRAQRTWAPLYVRGLCSTVHRKSMQPLAAVVAPGKEDHLQQFITDSPWLTEPLETLLAQRAQQMLGGKDAVLIIDDTCLTKFGTKSVGVARQYSGQVGKITPCQCLVSLTLAQHDLPVPLALRLFLPQEWTNDPARLRAAGVPLEHQPPQTKCELALKELDRVRPHVTFGMVLADAGYGVNARFRQALTERGLLWSVGITRTQTVYPRDVRLIPIPRIFRGRKPTHPTPSEDRLSVEEVLAGAAWQHLVWRHGTKGPLSGRFAAEYVRLADGEEYARSQHLPGQAAWIIGEQRRGEERKYYVCNLPPDTPLSRLVEVTKRRWACELSHRELKDEVGLDHFEGRSWQGLHHHAVLCMVALTFLQWLRLTQPDDLRGDTIPAIRAEVAGDLPLPPPCRRCHTCTALFSGP, encoded by the coding sequence ATGGCTCGTTCTCTGCCTCGCTGGACCCGACATTTCCCTACCTGGTTTGCGCCCTTTCTGGTGCATTTTCGCCACCGAGCCCAGCGGACCTGGGCGCCTCTGTACGTCCGTGGATTGTGCAGCACGGTCCACCGAAAAAGCATGCAGCCCTTGGCTGCCGTCGTGGCGCCCGGGAAAGAGGACCATCTCCAGCAGTTCATCACCGACAGCCCCTGGCTGACCGAACCCCTGGAAACCCTGCTCGCTCAGCGGGCTCAGCAGATGCTGGGTGGCAAAGACGCCGTGCTGATCATCGACGACACCTGCTTGACAAAGTTCGGCACCAAGTCTGTCGGCGTCGCCCGTCAGTATTCCGGGCAGGTCGGGAAGATCACCCCCTGTCAATGCCTCGTCTCCCTGACGTTGGCCCAGCACGACTTGCCGGTTCCGCTCGCCCTACGGCTCTTCTTGCCACAGGAGTGGACCAACGATCCCGCTCGGCTCAGGGCGGCTGGTGTTCCGTTGGAACACCAGCCGCCACAGACCAAGTGCGAACTGGCGCTGAAAGAGTTGGACCGGGTGCGTCCACACGTCACCTTCGGCATGGTTCTGGCGGATGCGGGGTACGGCGTGAACGCCCGGTTCCGGCAGGCACTCACCGAGCGAGGACTGCTGTGGTCGGTCGGCATCACCCGCACGCAGACGGTCTATCCCAGGGACGTTCGCTTGATCCCCATCCCTCGGATCTTCCGGGGCAGGAAACCGACGCACCCAACCCCATCCGAGGACCGACTGTCGGTAGAAGAAGTGCTGGCGGGTGCTGCATGGCAGCACCTGGTATGGCGACATGGAACCAAAGGCCCGCTCTCCGGACGCTTCGCGGCTGAATACGTTCGCCTGGCAGACGGGGAGGAGTACGCTCGCAGTCAACATCTGCCGGGTCAAGCCGCCTGGATCATCGGAGAACAGCGACGAGGTGAGGAGCGCAAATACTACGTCTGCAATCTGCCCCCTGACACGCCGTTGTCGCGGTTGGTGGAAGTCACCAAGCGCCGCTGGGCGTGTGAGCTGAGCCACCGGGAGCTGAAGGACGAAGTCGGGCTGGACCACTTCGAGGGCCGGTCCTGGCAAGGTCTGCATCACCACGCCGTGCTGTGTATGGTGGCCCTGACCTTCCTGCAATGGCTTCGCCTCACCCAGCCCGACGACCTCAGAGGCGACACCATTCCGGCCATTCGAGCGGAGGTGGCAGGGGACTTGCCCCTGCCACCTCCTTGCCGCCGATGTCACACCTGCACCGCCTTATTCAGCGGCCCCTGA
- a CDS encoding IS630 family transposase, whose protein sequence is MEYSLAGREGCRAELGRPHRSVDGVLHSEKNAVQPHRKRQWCIAHLTANFLCEMERVLDVYSRPYDDRFPVLCFDEQPCFLIGDVMAPVPSEPGRVAKQDYEYQRFGSAAVLLAVEPKTGRRFVQVCARRTAEEYTAFMQNLERAYPAAVQITLVQDHLNTHHGGSFYKFMSPQAAHRLVGRFEWVYTPKHASWLNMAELEFSALQRQCLNRRIPVLERLRSEVEAWVAARSRAGVTLNWQFSTQVARRTLGRHYEAIRIK, encoded by the coding sequence ATGGAGTATTCGCTTGCTGGCAGAGAAGGCTGTAGAGCTGAACTTGGTCGACCACATCGCTCCGTCGACGGTGTTCTACATTCTGAAAAAAACGCGGTCCAGCCGCACCGCAAAAGGCAGTGGTGCATCGCGCACCTGACGGCGAATTTCCTCTGCGAGATGGAACGCGTTCTGGACGTGTACTCTCGGCCCTACGACGACCGTTTTCCCGTGTTGTGCTTCGATGAGCAACCCTGCTTCCTGATCGGTGACGTCATGGCCCCGGTTCCATCGGAACCGGGGCGAGTCGCCAAACAAGACTACGAATACCAGCGCTTTGGGAGCGCGGCTGTGTTGCTGGCCGTCGAGCCGAAAACAGGCCGACGGTTTGTCCAGGTCTGTGCCCGACGGACCGCCGAGGAGTACACCGCCTTCATGCAGAACCTGGAACGGGCCTATCCAGCAGCCGTCCAGATCACCCTGGTTCAGGACCACCTCAATACGCATCACGGCGGCAGTTTCTACAAGTTCATGTCGCCACAGGCGGCCCACCGGTTGGTGGGCCGCTTCGAGTGGGTCTACACGCCCAAACATGCCTCGTGGCTGAACATGGCAGAACTGGAATTCAGTGCCCTTCAGCGGCAGTGCTTGAACCGGCGTATTCCAGTGCTGGAACGGCTTCGGTCGGAAGTCGAGGCTTGGGTGGCAGCGCGTTCACGCGCGGGCGTCACCCTCAACTGGCAGTTCTCCACCCAGGTCGCCCGCCGGACGCTAGGACGGCACTACGAAGCCATTCGTATTAAATGA
- a CDS encoding site-specific integrase: MAASKGRIVSYRGLASYKDPVTGKQRRRSVSRKTRVEAERALAALLRTLPKAKPVRRRTATPPALPPAREPDSLHAFLLRWLAYKERDVRPSTYRTYVHALLPVLPTLGARSLVGLQVLEVEEMVQTLHRQNGPRGAGRSLHILRMALRQAVRWQLVPLNVAENVRKPKVVRQETLVWTPAQAARFLKVAQGHRLYPLFALALSTGMRRGELLALHWGDVDLEGREITVRHNLVKDASGHYGIGQPKTDAGHRRILLAGDTVDLLKEHARREQRGRRVPRPTDLVFTAASGNHVQGRHLDRTYRALMEEAGVPRLRFHDLRHTAASLLIRRGVPPKVVADRLGHADASFTLKVYTHLYDDQRAAGALSLADLLETGSEGHGPSPCPTSATDLGQGLEALKQLHQALGTFLATAPEWAAAVLREVVPTRSSPGETLRSPTSG; this comes from the coding sequence TTGGCAGCCTCTAAGGGCCGCATCGTCAGTTACCGGGGGCTGGCGAGCTACAAAGATCCCGTCACCGGAAAGCAGCGCCGCCGGTCCGTGAGCCGCAAGACCCGCGTGGAGGCGGAACGGGCCCTCGCGGCCCTGCTGCGCACCCTCCCCAAGGCGAAGCCGGTGAGGCGCCGCACGGCCACTCCCCCCGCCCTGCCGCCAGCCAGGGAGCCTGACTCCCTGCATGCGTTCCTTTTGCGCTGGCTGGCCTACAAGGAACGCGATGTGCGGCCCTCCACCTACCGCACGTATGTCCATGCCCTGCTCCCGGTGCTCCCCACCCTCGGAGCGCGTTCCCTGGTCGGGCTTCAGGTGCTCGAGGTCGAGGAGATGGTGCAGACCCTGCACCGACAGAACGGCCCCCGTGGAGCCGGACGGTCGCTGCACATCCTGCGGATGGCGTTGCGGCAGGCGGTGCGCTGGCAACTCGTGCCTCTCAACGTGGCAGAGAACGTCCGCAAGCCGAAGGTGGTCCGGCAGGAGACGCTGGTGTGGACTCCGGCCCAGGCCGCGAGGTTCCTGAAGGTGGCGCAGGGGCACCGCCTCTACCCCCTCTTTGCGCTGGCCCTGAGCACCGGGATGCGCCGGGGCGAGTTGCTGGCCCTGCACTGGGGAGACGTGGACCTGGAAGGCCGTGAGATCACCGTCCGGCACAACCTGGTCAAGGACGCGTCCGGGCACTACGGCATCGGACAGCCGAAGACCGACGCCGGGCATCGCCGCATCCTGCTGGCTGGGGACACGGTTGACCTGCTGAAGGAGCACGCACGGCGGGAACAGCGGGGAAGGCGCGTCCCACGTCCCACTGACCTGGTCTTTACAGCGGCCTCTGGAAATCACGTGCAGGGCCGTCACCTCGACCGGACGTACCGGGCGCTGATGGAGGAGGCCGGTGTGCCGCGGCTGCGCTTCCACGACCTGCGGCACACGGCGGCGAGCCTGCTGATCCGCCGGGGCGTGCCGCCCAAAGTCGTGGCGGACCGGCTGGGGCATGCCGACGCCAGCTTTACCCTGAAGGTGTACACGCACCTGTATGACGACCAACGGGCGGCGGGGGCTCTGTCCCTGGCAGACCTCCTGGAGACGGGGAGCGAGGGACATGGCCCCAGCCCCTGTCCCACCTCGGCAACCGACCTGGGACAGGGGCTGGAAGCCCTGAAGCAACTCCATCAGGCCCTCGGCACCTTCCTTGCAACGGCACCGGAATGGGCGGCGGCAGTGTTACGGGAGGTGGTGCCCACCCGAAGCAGCCCTGGAGAAACGCTGCGGAGTCCTACTTCCGGGTGA
- a CDS encoding DUF1778 domain-containing protein, with protein MTSAAKLQRLEARIDAEKKETIGAAAAVQGLSLSDFVIQAAYSRALETLEAHRTLRLSTADQQLFMDTLMNPPAPNDALRQAAARSRERFGS; from the coding sequence ATGACGAGTGCAGCCAAACTTCAGAGGCTCGAGGCGCGCATCGACGCGGAAAAGAAGGAGACGATCGGGGCGGCCGCCGCCGTGCAGGGCCTGTCCCTCAGCGACTTCGTCATCCAGGCGGCGTACAGCCGCGCGCTGGAGACGCTCGAGGCCCACCGCACCCTGCGGCTATCCACGGCGGACCAGCAGCTGTTCATGGACACCCTGATGAACCCGCCAGCCCCGAACGACGCTCTGCGGCAGGCCGCCGCCCGCAGCCGGGAACGCTTCGGTTCGTGA
- a CDS encoding GNAT family N-acetyltransferase — MTTGFRVVPFSPDYDARAFESLNEHLTAYLREGRLQRDLKTGQAAVFLMVDEADRVQGYYTLTSASVPRQEVFSGTQARKFPYPQVAVTLLGRVAIHRDLRGQGIGTDLILHALRQAARAAETVASYAVILDAKNEKVAALYARLGFIPFRDQPLKLFLPMNTIRQLP; from the coding sequence GTGACCACTGGCTTCCGCGTTGTTCCCTTCAGCCCGGACTACGACGCCCGTGCCTTCGAGAGCCTAAACGAGCATCTGACCGCCTACCTGAGAGAAGGCCGCCTACAACGGGACCTGAAGACGGGTCAGGCGGCCGTCTTCCTGATGGTCGATGAGGCGGACCGGGTACAGGGGTACTACACCCTGACGTCGGCCAGCGTCCCGCGCCAGGAGGTGTTCAGCGGGACCCAGGCCAGGAAGTTTCCCTACCCGCAGGTGGCGGTGACCCTGCTGGGCCGCGTCGCCATTCACAGGGACCTGCGTGGGCAGGGCATCGGCACGGACCTGATCCTGCACGCCCTGCGCCAGGCCGCGCGGGCGGCGGAGACGGTGGCGTCCTACGCGGTTATTCTAGACGCCAAGAACGAGAAGGTCGCGGCCCTCTACGCCCGGCTGGGCTTCATCCCCTTCCGGGATCAGCCCCTCAAACTGTTCCTTCCGATGAATACCATCCGGCAACTGCCCTAG
- a CDS encoding site-specific integrase, with amino-acid sequence MPDKPSGGELALYRGDLLARTREWTSLHDEELRRRAVQAAGEKDVTSLVSLTTAYLSHAGASGVLTSPHTVAAYARGVRQFLTWAETQAVSLLRPGRHDGQSFVNALLAEGRAPAGVSQRVAAASCLYRALRWAGATEATPFQDVRVPRDPTPGLVKRPPYTDDELHDVLQVADVQARLLLLLTAHGGLRISEALALRWEELDEGARRLQVTSGKGRKSRVVAMSTSLARAVRDYRALYGPGGTEQLDGLRTTGPDRVFRFSDPETARYHLGKAFKVAGVKFRGFHPGRKYAGTRLLGQVKDFGRVAAHLGHESVDTTRKGYAALPVDDLKGDLAGW; translated from the coding sequence ATGCCTGACAAGCCGAGTGGGGGAGAGCTGGCCCTGTACCGCGGGGACCTCCTCGCCAGGACCCGGGAGTGGACCAGCCTGCATGACGAGGAGCTGCGGCGCCGGGCAGTCCAGGCCGCTGGGGAAAAGGACGTCACCTCCCTGGTCAGCCTCACCACTGCCTACCTCAGCCACGCCGGCGCCTCGGGTGTCCTGACCAGCCCCCACACGGTCGCGGCCTACGCTCGGGGCGTGCGGCAATTCCTGACCTGGGCCGAGACTCAGGCCGTCAGTCTGCTGCGGCCGGGCCGTCATGACGGTCAAAGTTTCGTCAATGCTCTCTTGGCGGAAGGTCGGGCACCGGCGGGTGTGTCGCAACGGGTCGCGGCGGCCAGCTGTCTCTACCGGGCCCTGCGCTGGGCTGGAGCGACCGAGGCCACGCCCTTTCAGGATGTCCGCGTGCCCCGCGATCCCACGCCTGGCCTTGTTAAGCGTCCCCCTTACACCGACGACGAACTCCACGACGTGCTGCAGGTGGCCGACGTGCAGGCCCGGTTGCTGCTGCTGCTGACCGCCCACGGGGGCTTACGGATCAGCGAGGCCCTGGCGCTGAGGTGGGAAGAACTCGACGAGGGCGCGCGGCGCCTTCAGGTGACGTCGGGCAAGGGCCGCAAGAGCCGGGTGGTGGCGATGAGCACGTCGCTAGCGCGGGCGGTACGGGATTACCGGGCCCTGTATGGGCCCGGGGGCACGGAGCAGCTCGACGGGCTGCGCACCACGGGTCCCGACCGGGTGTTCCGCTTCTCGGATCCGGAGACAGCTCGGTATCACCTGGGCAAGGCGTTCAAGGTGGCGGGCGTGAAGTTCCGGGGCTTTCACCCGGGGCGGAAGTATGCGGGGACGCGGCTGCTGGGGCAGGTCAAGGACTTCGGGCGGGTGGCGGCGCACCTGGGGCACGAGAGCGTGGATACCACCCGCAAAGGCTACGCGGCCCTCCCAGTCGACGACCTCAAGGGCGACCTCGCCGGATGGTAG